A stretch of DNA from Lotus japonicus ecotype B-129 chromosome 4, LjGifu_v1.2:
CAGAAGATACTCGACCAAGCATAGCTTGGGCGACTTCCTTTCTTGGCTGCACAAATAGAACCATTAGGGTAATAAACTGCTTTAAATAATCTGCCAAGGAGCGACTCCGGGCTCCTATAGAGTCTCCACCAGTTTTTGCCTACAAGAGCTGTGTTGAAAGCCTTGAAATCTCTAAACCCCACACCTCCATCATATTTGGGCCTGCAAAGTGTATCCCACTTTAGCCAGTGGATGCTTCTGCGAGATGCATCCCCACTCCAATAGAACTTGCTAATCATACGCTCTATATCTGCACATAAACCATCAGGCAACATAAAACATGACATAATATATGACGGTATTGCCTGAGCAACAGCTTTGATCAAGACCTCCCTACCAACACGGGAAAGAGTTGTTTCTTTCCACCcctttaattttttccaaaCCCTTTCTTTAACAAAAGTAAATATTTGTGTCTTCGACTTACCGATAATGGTTGGAAGACCCAAATACTTATCATAGCTATCTACCGCCTTTACACCCAAAAGCCTTTTGAGCTCATCGAAGCGGGGACTAGGCACATTTCGGCTGCAAGATAGCATCGACTTGTCAAAGTTGATGACCTGCCCAGATACCTTTTcataggaagctaggatctGCTTTATACAGTTTGCTTCCTCCAAGGTTGCTTTCGCAAAAATAATACTGTCATCTGCAAAAAGGAGATGTAAATTACAGGCGCAGAACGGGCAATTTTAATGCCAGAAAGAGAAGAACCAACCAATTCCCTTTGAATAAGGGCTGAAAACACCTCAccacataaaataaataaatacggGGAGAGGGGGTCCCCTTGTCGGAGCCCTCTCCCTGGATCAAAAGGCATTTGGGGATTCCCATTAAGCATGACTTGGAACCGAACCGTAGTTACGCATTCCATGATCAGCTTAACCCAATTAGCTGGGAAGCCCATATGCACCAACACACTGCAAAGGAATGGCCATTCGACCCTATCATAGGCTTTCGACATATCAAGTTTTAAAGCCATATGGCCATTACGGCCAGaacattttttcttcataaaatgaAAGCATTCATACGCAATTAATGCATTGTCAGTAATTAGTCGACCTGGCACAAAGGCACTCTGAGGTCCACAAATAATATCAGGCAGAACAAGCTTAAGCCTATTTGCAATAACCTTCGTTATAATTTTGAATAAAACATTACACAAACTAATCGGCCTAAACTGATTAGCATGCAATGGCTTCTTAACTTTTGGGATTAACACAATTAAAGTTTGATTTATCATACCAGGGGACATCTGTCCACTCAGGACCTGAAGGCAAAAATTAACCACATCATCACCCACAATATGCCAAAATTTCTGATAGAACAGAGCTGGGAGCCCATCAATTCCTGGCGCTTTATTGGGATGCATTTGGAAAAGAGCCTCCTCTACATCTTCCCTTGTAAAAGGCGCATTCAGGATATTCAGCATCACCGGCGATACCCGCCCTTCAACGAGCCTAGTGGCCTCCTGAATGTCCACCGGATTAGATGAACTGAAAAGATCAACAAAATAGTTAGTTAACACCCTGGAAATATTATTATCATCAATCCATCTTGTTCCCCTATCATCCGCTATCTGATCAAATCTGATTCCTCTTTTTCCGCTGTGAAGCTTTTTGGTGAAAGAATCGTGTGTTTCTATCCCCATGCTTCAACCAATTGGCCCTCGACCTTTGAGCCCAAACAACCTCTTCCTGCTCTAGGAGGGTATCAAGCTCGCGCTCAATCTCCCTAGCTTCCTCAAGCACCCGTTCAGATTGATCCATACTTTGTAAAGCTTGAAGCCTATCTCTCCTCATGGCCACTTTTTTTGGGATGTCTCCAAAGATCTCTCGGCCCCAACTATCCAGCGCTGACCCCAAATCAGCTATCTTTTGACCAATTCCCGCATCCACAGCCGACCACGCCACTGTCACAATTGCTGTACAATCCTCCACTTTGTCTAACCAAACTTCCTCGAACCTGAACCTGTGAATTCTTCGCTGCTTTTCCCCCCGGGGGTGAGGGTAGCAAGCCATCAAAATCGGATTGTGATCTGACTTGTGGCGAGCCAAATGAGAGACTTCCACCACCGGCCAAAGTTTACGCCACCCCTCATTGACTAAGGCATAATCCAACCGCTCCTGAATAGTATGTGGCTCCTGCCGTTTATTTGACCAAGTAAACCGGAAACCATTGAAACCTGCATCAACAAGACCACAAGCAGAAAGAGTTTGGTTATTATTTTGAAGGCGTAAAATATCAACCTGTCCTCCACCACGCTTGTCATCAGGActcaaaatatcattaaaatcaCCCAAGCAGACCCAAGGGGTTGCCGGGTTATGAGGTTTAAATCTATCAATCATCTCCCAAGTACGGTGCTTGTTCTGCTCATCCGGAAACCCATAAATACCTAACACCTGCATCGGATCTTGAGATAAGGGGTGAGTGACCATACAGAGGATGTGATTTGGCGAGGCATGAACGATATCCACCTCAACCTCATCATTCCACAACAGGCACAACCCGCCAGCTCTAGATCTCCCAGTACCTGCACAATCTAAAGGAAATAAATTAGAAAGCCCAAGAGAGCGCCTCATAGAGCACATCTCCTGAGAAGATTTTTTTGTTTCTGAAATAAACACCACATCGGGACCTTGTGAGGCGATGAGCCCCTTCAACACATGAACTGTCCCTGGGTTCCCAAGCCCACGACAGTTCCAAGCTAAGAGTCTCATTGAGGTAGGCGGGACTGCTCAACAGTCTCCGCCAATCCCAATCCATCATCGATATTAAGTTTCTTCAAAGGTGGGGTTGCCCCCGTTCCCGAAAGTGCTggagcagaagaggaagatcCCGGCCGTTTTTTCTGGTCTCTTGTGTCACCTCGAGGCTCCCTTCTCTCTCGCTGCTGACTGGTTCGTTTCCCATTCTGTTTGTAGCCTGGAACCGAGTCACGACCCCTATCTTTCCTGGCATCCTTCATGAAGGTGGAACCTCCACCATTGTTGACCTCCAGGTCCGCTAGTTCATCCACTGCTACGTCCTCATAGACCAGCTCTTGGTCATCCTCATCGAGGTCATAATCACCCAAGTCATCGTCATTCTTCTCCGGGGGACGACGGGAGTCAAAGGCCTCCCTTTCCCGAGCCACCATCTCTGTCTCCCCCTCATCCTCTTCAACCCGTAACCCTGCATATGGCAACTCAGCGCCCTCTTGAAGATCAGGCAGCTCACAATCTTTATCAACGTGGTCCATAAAACCACACTTGTAACAGTGATTATTAAGCTTCTCATAACAGAAGTACACCTCAATCTGGTTTCCTTCGCCCATCGCCAAAGCTTGGCCTCTACGTAAAGGAATGGTGATATCCACCCAAACTTTCAGCCTGAAGAAAGCTCCCAGTTTCCTGTTACCTTTCCTATCCCAGGTGATGTAGCCCGCGAACGCATTACCCAAGGCCCTTGCCACCGGTTCAGTCCAGCAGACATAAGGCAAGTTGTACACATGAATCCAGAAAGGAATCCGTACCAGAGGCACCTGCGAGGGATGGATCTTGATGTCCAGCACCTCCAACACAACAGCAAAGCGGTTGAATGTCCAGGGACCCGAGAACAGGACTGAGTCCCGATCTTGCTTGGACGCAAACCGGAAAGTGAAGAGATTTTGATCAATGTGGCGTACCTCGACCCCGTTTCTAGATTTCCACAGGTTTTGGAAAACGTTGCGGAAAGTCCTTTCACTAAAGTCACCCTTGAAGAGAAGCTTTCCTACCAGCCATAGGTTTTCTCCGATCCGTGGGTCGACCTTGAGAACACCCAGGTTAAGAACTTCGGCCTCAGAGCCCGTCAGCTTTACCTTCTTCCCACGATCCATGATGGAGACACAGAAAGCAAGGTTGAATGGTATGTCGAGAGGAAACACAAAGCAGCCTCGGGAAAGCCCTTGACAGAAATAGAAACCGTGTCTGCGAACAACCCACGACGTTCCCTAGGAAAAGACGCCGTCAAACCAATCAGCATAAGTCAGCGCCGCCACCTGGTCTCCCAAACCCTAACCCTAGGAGAGCCCGAAGTTAGAGTAGATAAAGTTATAAGTTATAAGTTATAACTGCTAAACTAGAGCCTTAGTTAGAATTTGTACTAAAATTGCCCTCTTCCTT
This window harbors:
- the LOC130713437 gene encoding uncharacterized protein LOC130713437, whose protein sequence is MRLLAWNCRGLGNPGTVHVLKGLIASQGPDVVFISETKKSSQEMCSMRRSLGLSNLFPLDCAGTGRSRAGGLCLLWNDEVEVDIVHASPNHILCMVTHPLSQDPMQVLGIYGFPDEQNKHRTWEMIDRFKPHNPATPWVCLGDFNDILSPDDKRGGGQVDILRLQNNNQTLSACGLVDAGFNGFRFTWSNKRQEPHTIQERLDYALVNEGWRKLWPVVEVSHLARHKSDHNPILMACYPHPRGEKQRRIHRFRFEEVWLDKVEDCTAIVTVAWSAVDAGIGQKIADLGSALDSWGREIFGDIPKKVAMRRDRLQALQSMDQSERVLEEAREIERELDTLLEQEEVVWAQSSSNPVDIQEATRLVEGRVSPVMLNILNAPFTREDVEEALFQMHPNKAPGIDGLPALFYQKFWHIVGDDVVNFCLQVLSGQMSPGMINQTLIVLIPKVKKPLHANQFRPISLCNVLFKIITKVIANRLKLVLPDIICGPQSAFVPGRLITDNALIAYECFHFMKKKCSGRNGHMALKLDMSKAYDRVEWPFLCSVLVHMGFPANWVKLIMECVTTVRFQVMLNGNPQMPFDPGRGLRQGDPLSPYLFILCGEVFSALIQRELVGSSLSGIKIARSAPVINFDKSMLSCSRNVPSPRFDELKRLLGVKAVDSYDKYLGLPTIIDIERMISKFYWSGDASRRSIHWLKWDTLCRPKYDGGVGFRDFKAFNTALVGKNWWRLYRSPESLLGRLFKAVYYPNGSICAAKKGSRPSYAWSSIFCTRWVFEEGARWKVGDGQSIDIWRDKWVPNDAPLIHREDLAQSANLGCVSQLFIPGQRAWDKDLVEMVFWPPTTKAILQIPLSLAGGDELFWLGSTDGLYTTKQGYMFIRERKIARTTSSSLVQAHSSFWKKLWKVPALPRCLELVWRAVKGILPVRKLLRGRGIDIEEACPFCNDAAESIDHVLLSCPIVARWWFVIMRGLRIPEGSSVCGFMQHVFQLDDPSIAADCVVFLSVLWEARNRCVFQGQVPQLQDLMARTSLLTAPPRGSPTTVPRALPDAWSRPSGDEVKINCDGSWVKDKPAGLGCVARNAQGLVMAAATAFPVEAPSPLVAEALAFRWCLSLASDLFFQNIVVETDCLQLYDAWYKSMHGASYLISILKDCKDLVSSFRRFRLMFVRRSGNTVANHLAKNSSQYPNCVWIEEVPPDCVGLIASDVTSSMTAYFFNKVFHVQKKKL